A stretch of Bos taurus isolate L1 Dominette 01449 registration number 42190680 breed Hereford chromosome 5, ARS-UCD2.0, whole genome shotgun sequence DNA encodes these proteins:
- the PTGES3 gene encoding prostaglandin E synthase 3 isoform X1 has product MQPASAKWYDRRDYVFIEFCVEDSKDVNVNFEKSKLTFSCLGGSDNFKHLNEIDLFHCIDPNDSKHKRTDRSILCCLRKGESGQSWPRLTKERAKLNWLSVDFNNWKDWEDDSDEDMSNFDRFSEDSQDSDDEKMPDLE; this is encoded by the exons GCAACCTGCTTCTGCAAAGTGGTACGATCGGAGGGACTATGTCTTCATTGAATTTTGTGTTGAAGACAGTAAAGATGTTaatgtaaattttgaaaaatcgAAACTTACATTCAG ttgtctTGGAGGAAGtgataattttaaacatttaaatgaaattgatctttttcactgtattgatCCAAAT GATTCCAAGCATAAAAGAACAGACAGATCGATTTTATGTTGTTTACGAAAAGGAGAATCTGGCCAGTCATGGCCAAGGTTAACAAAAGAAAGGGCAAAG CTTAATTGGCTTAGTGTGGACTTTAATAATTGGAAAGACTGGGAAGATGATTCCGATGAAGACATGTCTAATTTTGATCGTTTCTCTGAG GATTCACAAGACAGTGATGATGAAA aaATGCCAGATCTGGAGTAA
- the PTGES3 gene encoding prostaglandin E synthase 3, whose product MQPASAKWYDRRDYVFIEFCVEDSKDVNVNFEKSKLTFSCLGGSDNFKHLNEIDLFHCIDPNDSKHKRTDRSILCCLRKGESGQSWPRLTKERAKLNWLSVDFNNWKDWEDDSDEDMSNFDRFSEMMNNMGGDEDVDLPEVDGADDDSQDSDDEKMPDLE is encoded by the exons GCAACCTGCTTCTGCAAAGTGGTACGATCGGAGGGACTATGTCTTCATTGAATTTTGTGTTGAAGACAGTAAAGATGTTaatgtaaattttgaaaaatcgAAACTTACATTCAG ttgtctTGGAGGAAGtgataattttaaacatttaaatgaaattgatctttttcactgtattgatCCAAAT GATTCCAAGCATAAAAGAACAGACAGATCGATTTTATGTTGTTTACGAAAAGGAGAATCTGGCCAGTCATGGCCAAGGTTAACAAAAGAAAGGGCAAAG CTTAATTGGCTTAGTGTGGACTTTAATAATTGGAAAGACTGGGAAGATGATTCCGATGAAGACATGTCTAATTTTGATCGTTTCTCTGAG ATGATGAACAACATGGGTGGTGATGAGGATGTAGATTTACCAGAAGTAGATGGAGCAGATGAT GATTCACAAGACAGTGATGATGAAA aaATGCCAGATCTGGAGTAA